Genomic DNA from Deltaproteobacteria bacterium:
ATCTCGGCTGAGTTGGGCCGTGATCATTGCGGGGTGAACCCATGACCATTTTCACGCTGCCTTCAGGGCATGCAGCCTTGCGCCTGGACAAGGTTCTGGCACGGGAAACGGGCCTGGGCCTGAGGCGCTGCCGGTACCTCATCGACCAGGGCCTGGTTTCCGTGGACGGACGGCCGAGGCGCAAGGGAGATCTGGTCCGTTCCGGTCAACGCGTTGTCGTGACCGAGGATCCTGGTCCGGACGCGGTCTACCCAAGCGTGCTCATTGTCGCCCGGGATGCGCGTTTTGCAGCCTTGGACAAACCCGGCGGCCTGCATACCGTGGCCGGCAAGGAGTCGAGCCTGGAAACGTTGTTGCCGGGGATGGGACTTAACGGCTGGAAACTGGTGAATCGTCTCGACGGCCTGACTTCCGGATTGGTTTTGGCCGCGCGGCGGGACGTGGATCGGGCGCTGTATAAAAGCTGGCAGGAGCAGGGCCTGGTCTCCAAATGGTATCTGGCCGTGGTCCATGGGGAGTGTCCGGCGATGGAACTGCGCGGCAGGATTCTCGATGCCAAGCGGACCGTTGTCCGGGTCACGGGATCCGACGATGTCCCCTTGCGCTGGACCCAGATTTTTCCCTTGATTCCGTTGGGCGCGACCACCATGGTCCTGACCCGGATTTTCAAGGGGCGGCGGCACCAGATCCGGGCCCATTTGGCGCATGCCGGACATCCCATTCTGGGAGATCCGGTTCACGGATTGGCGGAGTCGGGCGGCTTGTTTCTCCATCATTGGCGTATCGACATGCCGGGTTTTTCCGCCTCGACGGATCCGGGGTGGGATGGGTTTGATTCTGGCTTGGCC
This window encodes:
- a CDS encoding RNA pseudouridine synthase, which produces MTIFTLPSGHAALRLDKVLARETGLGLRRCRYLIDQGLVSVDGRPRRKGDLVRSGQRVVVTEDPGPDAVYPSVLIVARDARFAALDKPGGLHTVAGKESSLETLLPGMGLNGWKLVNRLDGLTSGLVLAARRDVDRALYKSWQEQGLVSKWYLAVVHGECPAMELRGRILDAKRTVVRVTGSDDVPLRWTQIFPLIPLGATTMVLTRIFKGRRHQIRAHLAHAGHPILGDPVHGLAESGGLFLHHWRIDMPGFSASTDPGWDGFDSGLAEATRIVAAMRSESVGSRPIHALGSLAPDGFVMDSV